The genomic interval CGCTGTTCAGGTTGCGGAGCACAACGTGAGAGGTAATGCCGGGCAAACAATAGGTGGTGAGCCGCATATTCTGCGTATTCATGGCCAGCAGCTCTCCCGCTTCAAAGTTCATCCAGATGGTATTGCCGTCTTTGTACACCGCGCTGGCTGCTATTCCCCGTTGCAACATGGGCTTAGGGTACAATATCACCTTCTTCTTGGCATAAGTGGAATCGTCCAGCACATAAAGCCCTTTCGCCGGGCGCCATACCCATAGATTATGATGTACGGAATCTTCCCCCAGTATCCTGAATTTATGACCGCTGTCGCGCTCGCCGTTGTTCTCGTAAGTAGTGTCTTCCAGTACGCTTTCGAAGGAATTCTTATACTCATCGTACAGGCTGATACCGTAATTGTGCGTCAGTATGAGCTGATGCCTCCGGTTACGGTAAAGAGAGTAGCCCTTATACCCTTTCAGGGCAAAGCGGTTAATCAATGCACGTCCCCCGTTGTTGTTCCGGACCACCAGGTTTCCCTTCCCCTGACCGGCCCGCTCCTGTAAGCTCGGATTGAACCTGTATTCATTGAACCCATATCCGTCGAATCTGTTGATGCCATCATGGGTGGCAATCCACATAAATCCCTGATTATCTTCCAGGATATCATATACCGAGTTCTGGGATAAACCTTCATTTACGCCATAAGAATCGAAAATGTACGGCTTGTCCTGTGCGCTCAACACAGATACGGATAGGGTACATAGGAAAAAAAATAATAAGGTCCTCGTCATCTGCGCCCGCGATTGCAATGCTTTTAAAGTAATAGAGGTTATTAAATTACTGAGTCCACCATAACGCAGTGCTTGCAAATATATAAATCTAGCGCACACTTTCTAATGATTTTGTATTTTTCTTCCGGTAATCCATCCCATTAAAAACACAAAAAAACATGCCCGGAAAAACTTCCATAGCTACAGTCAAGGTTTCGCAGTACAAATCACTCATGCTGACCCTGTTTTTATCTGTATTTTTTTTACCTGCAAGGGCTCAGTCCGGGTACAGCATCCAACAGCACCCTACTCCTCCAATCAAAAGCATCAGGGGCATGAGCGTGCTCAATAACGGCGTTATCTGGCTTTCAGGTACGGATGGCAAAGTGGGCCGTAGTACCGACCACGGCGCTCACTGGGACTGGATCACGGTACCGGGGTATGATTCCTGCGACTGGCGTTCACTGGTGGCCTTCAACGATAAGCGGGCACTGCTGCTGAATGCAGGAGAACCGGCCCATCTGCTGCTGACCACAGATGGGGGCGCTACCTGGAAAGAAGTATATTCCAACTATACCAAAGGCGTTTTCTTTGATGGTATGGCTTTCAGGAACGCCAAAGAAGGCATCGCCATTGGCGATCCTATCAAGGGCAGGTTTACGGTCATCCGGACGAAAGATAGTGGTAATACCTGGCAGGCAGATCCTTTTGAAGCATTGCCTGTGGCAAAAGAAGGTGAAGCCATCTTCGCTGCCAGCGGCACCAGTGTACGCATTATACCCGGCGGACAAGCCTGTTTTGTAACAGGCGGCACCAATAGTCGTTTCATCAGCGGCTGGGAGCGCTGGACACCCGTAGAATGGAATTTCACACACGGTAGTCCGGGCACCGGCGCATTCTCTGTTGCATTTGCCGATAAGCAACATGGTATAGCTGTAGGAGGCGATTATACAAAGGATACCCTTACTACAAACAACTGTCTCATCACGAAAGATGGCGGCCGCAGCTGGCAGCCTGTTGCTACACCTCCCAGGGGTTATCGTTCCTGTGTGCAATACATCGGCTATCATACTTTCGTTACAACAGGCACATCCGGTACGGATATCTCTGAAGACGGCGGTCTCAACTGGCATAACATCAGTAAAGAAGGATATCATGTAGCCGGTATAGCGCCCGCGGGTAAACAGGTATGGCTCGCCGGCAGTAAGAAGCTGGGCAGCTTCGGCAGGTTCAAATTATAATATATCACATAAAAGGGGTGCTGCTAAAGCACCCCCGGAAAAAATAGGTTAAAGCAAAAAGTACATTATTGATTCTCAAGATAAGGTACACACGAATATGTTACATGGGTATTTTAGCGAATGTGTTAATTTTACCGGTAAACGATTAGTTAGCAGCATCCATCGTAAAACCATGTGATAACAATATTTTTATCTATTTTGGGTGCTGAATGAGAATGGGAATCAAGGTATTCAGGACAGTACTACAACTGTTACAACCGGCCTCATAAACCGGAACGTTGATTCGGGAAACTTAAAAGCCAATTATGCAAGTAACAACCTCATCGGGTAAGTATTCAGCCAAGCATTATCCGGATATAATTAAAGAGTGGAAAAAAGAAGGGAACTACTTCTATTTTTATACATCAGAAACCATTTTGGAAGTCAGGATCATTTCAGATAAGATCGTTCGCTTCCGCTACGCCGCCGACGGTAATTTTCAAAGAGACTTCTCCTATGCTGTCAGCGAGCGGCTCGAAGAATCTCCGGTGAACTTCGGACTGCGCGAGTACGAAGAAAATTTCGAAATATATACTGAAGCCTTACGTATTTATATCGCCAGAGATGATATGCGCCTTACCATCACCGATCCGGAAGGCTTCATCATCAACCAGGACGAACTGGGCTTTCACTGGCAGTATTATCTGCAGAAAGGCGGCAAGATCGTATACTGCAGCAAACAGATACAGGAAGATGAATATTTCTTCGGTATGGGCGATAAACCTACCGATCTGAACCTGCACGGCAAACGCCTGGAGAACTATGGTACAGATGCCTACGGTTTTCAGAAAGATACAGATCCTTTATACCGTAACATCCCTTTCTACTATGGTCTGCATCGTGGAAAAGCATACGGCATCTTCTTCGATAATACCTTCCGCACCATCTTCGATTTCGGTAAAGAAAGAGAGAATGTGACCAGCTTCTGGGCAAGAGGCGGTGAAATGAACTATTACTTCATTTACGGACCTGAATTGCTGAAAGTAGCTGAAGGGTATACCAGCATCACCGGTACTGCCGAATTGCCGCCTTTATGGGCCCTGGGCTATCAGCAATGCCGCTGGAGCTACTACCCCGACAAAAGGGTCAAAGAGATTGCAGCCGAATTCCGGAAACGCCAGATCCCCTGTGATGTGATCCACCTGGATATTGACTACATGGAAGGATTCCGCTGTTTCACCTGGAGCAAGGAGGGATTCCCTGATCCCGTAGGACTGATAAAAGAGCTCTCCGCGCAGGGCTTCAAAGTGGTGGTGATCATCGATCCCGGCATCAAGGTAGACCCCGACTATAACATCTATAAACAGGGCATACAAAACAACTATTTCTGTAAAAGACAGGATGGCGCGCTCATGGAAGGCGATGTGTGGCCTGGCAAATGCGTGTTCCCCGACTATACCAATCCCGAAGTACGTAAATGGTGGGCCGGCCTCTTCAAAGAACTGGTGGATGCAGGCGTGAGAGGTGTATGGAACGATATGAACGAACCGGCAGTGTTCGAAATGGGTACCTTCCCTGAAGATGTGCGCCACGACTATGACGGAGAAGCCGTAAGCCACCGTAAAGCGCACAATGTGTACGGACACCTGATGAGTAAAGCAACCGCGGCCGGTATGAGGAAATTCCTGATGCCCAACAGGCCCTTCGTGATATCCCGCTCCTGCTACGCAGGCGCACAACGGTGGACCTCCTTCTGGACCGGCGATAACGTATCCAGCTGGGATCACCTCTGGCTGGCTTCTATACAGTGCCAGCGCCTTGCCGTATCGGGGATCTCCTTTTCAGGAAGTGATATCGGTGGCTTTATAGGCGAGCCCGATGGAGAATTGTATGTACGCTGGATACAGTTAGCGGTGTTCCACCCGCTGATGCGCACACATTCGGCCAGTAACGAAACCGGCTTTAACCAGGAACCATGGAGCTTCGGACCTGAATTCGAAACAGTGGCCAGGAAATTCATCCAGCTGCGTTATCACCTGCTACCTTACCTCTACACTACTTTCTGGCAATACAGCCGCTGGGGCACCCCAATGATCCGCCCCCTGGCCTTCGTTGCCCAGCACGATAAACAAACCTACGATCGCTCACATGAATTTATGCTGGGAGATTCCCTGCTGATCAGCCATGTGTCTGAACCAGGTATGAAAGAAAAGGAAGTATACCTGCCGGAAGGACAATGGTACTATTACTGGAATGACCAGGTATATAATGGCGGACAGGTAATTAAGATAGCCACGCCGCTCGATGAGATGCCGCTTTTCGTGAAAGCAGGGGTTGTAATTCCGAACTATCCGAAGATCCAGCATGTAGAAGAACGCAACACAGAAGAGATGATCTTACAGGTATATTATTCTACGCAGGAAACAAGCAGTTTTCTTTACGAAGATGCAGGCGATCATTACGGCTACAAAAATGGTCAGTATAACGATATCAGATTCAAACAAACTTCAGAAAAACATCGCTTCGCACTCCGGAAAAAATATTTCGGTCAGTATAACGCTGCATACAGAAGACATAACATACATGTACATGGTTTGCCATTCAAAGCAAAGGAATATATTTTGGATGGAAAGGCTGTAAAGCTTACTGCTGCTAACTTTGTGGGGAATGTGGTAAATATTGTAGTGGACAGGAAATTCGAAAATCTAGTTATCAGATAATATATTGATCCGATCAGCTTTTGATTATAAATCCCAAATTCTTCAGAGAATTTGGGATTTGTAGTTTTAAACCCTACATAAAAAAAAGGGCACATTAGATTGAGATCTTAGTGCCTTTTCATAACCTATGCCAACTTTAGAGTTATCCAAAATTAACATGTTATAACTGATACACAAAGCATATCAACGTCGTAAAGCCAAAATGAACAAAATGAACGGACGAAAAATTACTGAACAGATGAGTTTTGTTAATGCCAGGTTACAAAATGATTCCCAAATAATTAATAATTCAATTTCTTAACATCTCATTCACTTTTTATATGCGTTAATTGATGTGTTTTGACCCATATCCCTCGTTTCATCAGTGTCGTACTCATGCTACAGTTTGTTAACACTACTCCACGATCCTGATCATTTTTGTGAGAATTTCAACCGGCCAAAGCTGTTATCCAATGGGTTATACTACGGAATTGGCATACGCGGCATAATAGTTGTGCCTACTCTCACGATTCGATTCTATTTCCTCCGTTAAATGGAACCCATTTTTTAACCTTTCAAAATTCATTCTTATGGCTGCAGAACAAAGCAATCAATTCACACAAGAGCAGGAAAAACTGGAAAGGGATCAAGAGCGTGAAACCAGGGAATCAGGAGCACATGCAGAGAACAAACAATCATCCGAAGAAAAGAGTACTACAAACCGCAAAGATAAACGTGGTTTCGCATCCATGGATGCAGCGATGCAACGCGCTATAGCCAGTAAAGGTGGACGCGCCGCTCATGCTCAGGGTGTTGCTCACGAATTTAACTCTGCTGAAGCCCGGGAGGCCGGACGTAAAGGTGGAGTAGCTGTCAGCAGAAACAGGCAGCACATGGCCGAAATCGGTAAAAAAGGTGGTGAAGCTGCTCACAACAAGAGGAAGAAGGACAATTCCAACTCATCGGTGTAAAAGCTACTCCACACCGAAATTTCTCTTTCCTTAAAAAGGAATACCTGGCATGCATGACATGTATACCAGGTGTTCCTTTTTTTTATATTTGTCAGATACTTTAATCGTTAAAACAAGCATCCTTGCAAAAACTAACTGCCAATACCCGACAGCTCTATCCCTTTCTCATTCCCTATCTCTTCCTGCTTATCCTGGTACTTGTCTTCAAAATATTATATTCAAAAGAGGATATCTATTACTTCATTAACGGGCTGCATTTCCCTGCAGGCGATGTTTTCTTTCCTTACATGACGGAAGCCGGCAGCACTGTTTCCGCTATTGTAGCCTGCCTGCTCCTGCTTTTCGTGAGTTACCGCAGCAGTGTACTGATGGCCTCCAGCCTCATACTCACTACACTGATCAATGTACCGCTGAAGAACCTGTTCTTTGCGCCAAGGCCCAGGCTCTATTTTGCGGCACATACACGCCCGATCTATTATGTGCCCGATGTGGAAGTACTGGCCAACAATTTCAGCTTTCCCTCAGGGCATACCGTATGCGCTTTTACGATGGCTGTCGTACTGACATATATTACTCCCCGGAAAACCTTCGGATATCTTTACCTGTTACTGGCCCTTCTTGTGGCCTATTCCCGCATGTATATGAGCCAGCACTTCCTGGAAGATGTTACCGCGGGCTCTGTCCTTGCTACTGTCGTTACCATCGTCTGGCTTTCCTGGTTCGGCAACAGGCCTTTTTTCAGTGATCCACGCTGGAACGGATCCCTGAGCAGAAAAAGGAATGCCGCTTAGGATATACCATAAAAATAAAAGCTCCCTGGCCATTGACCAGGGAGCCTGAAGATTTTTTACTGAGACCGTGTAACAGTTGCGCCATCTGGAACAGGGTTTCTACCCTGTCGTCACCCCGATTGTTGTCATCACCGCGGGTTGTATCATTATCACGGGTTGTCACCCCTGGCTACAAACACAGGGCCCTGGCGGAGCCGATTGCGTTTTGTTGATTTGGCGTATATCCGGGTTGTTACCACCACCGCGAGTTATATCATTCCCCCCGGGTTGTCACCCGGGGCTACAAACACGCTGCTCCTAACGGAGCCGGTTGCGTTTTGTTGGTTTGGCGTATATCCGGGTTGTTACCACCACCGCGGGTTATATCATTCCCCCCGGGTTGTCACCCGGGGCTACAAACACGCGGCTCCTGACGGAGCCGATTGCGTTTTGTTGATTTGGCGTATATCCGGGTTGTTACCACCACCGCGGGTTATATCATTCCCCCCGGGTTGTCACCCGGGGCTACAAACACGCTGCTCCTAACGGAGCCGGTTGCGTTTTGTTGGTTTGGCGTATATCGGGTTGGAATACTTATGACCTGCCTTTCTTTTTCTGATGCGGCAGCGATGCAGGTGGTGGCGGTAGTGCAGGTTTTGCAGTTGCAGGTTTTGCCGGCTCTTTGCCGAATTCTTCTTCTGTGATCGGTTCTCCCCTTCTGTAATATTCTTTTGTCATCTTCCCTTCCTCGTCATATATCTTCCACATCCCGTTACGCTGGGAACTACCATCGCGCTTTACTTCCTCAAACCGCTCTTCACCGGTGATGGGGTCTATGATCCTGTAATTGTCTATCTCACCGTCTATACCCATCGCTACAAAAGAACCTTCGGCGCTTACCAGGCCATTGGAATAAAAATAACGGCAATAACCATTCAGCTGTCCATGTTTGTAGGTTTCTTCGGCAATCAGCCCGCCGGACAATGCATACTTCTTCCATATGCCCTCCTTCAGGTTATCGACATAGGCCCCCTCCCAGGTATAGCCCGGCTCTCCACGCACTTCGGGCATCTCCTCCTGCCATTCGCCCTGTTTGCGTTGCTGCGCGTCCACTTTGTTGGGCTTTATCTGCGGCATCTGCGCAAAAGCGGCCAGCATCATGAACTGTAGAAATAAAAAAACACTCACTTTTCTCATAGGATTAATTTCCGCAAAAGTACTCATAAAAAAAAACCGGCACAACAAACGTTGCGCCGGTACTCAATGTCGTCTTTTTGCTTTAACCTGTTTTGTCCTATTTGCGTAACTTAATGTCGCCTACTTTCGTATTATCACCCCTCTTCACGACGATACCCGTGATGGTAGTGTCTTTGTAACCATTTGAAGCATTTACAAACAGGTTGTATGTACCTGCTTTCAGTCCCCTTACTTTATACTGCCCGTCTATCCAGGGTAATGCATAGGAAGTATCCTTGTCATTATACACAGTGATCACAGGGAAGGCATCCCGCGGTGTTACCCTGCCGGAAATGCTGCCAGTCTGTTTCAAAGTGAATACATGGAGCACAGGACGCAGAATGAACTGTCCCTGACGGGTCTGGATAATAGAACGGTCGATGTCAAAGTCGAGCCAGAGTCGGAAATTCTTATCAGAGAATTCCTCCCACTCGTCGTGACGCACCTGGATAACGATCTTTACCTGGCCGGAAGGTGATTTCAGCGGATAAGTAGTGCTGTCCTTCACCAGGTAGTTGTTGTCGCCCAGGGTGATCCTGATCTTTTTCACCTTGCCCTCAGGTACGATACCGTCGCCCAACACCGTATCGGCGCCATTGCGCAGGGATAATACATCGTACACGCCGGCACGGATGCCAAGAGAATCCCACACATCGCAGTGATCCTTGTCATCGTGGTGGTCTTCCCACCAGCCGCAACGCTCGTAGTCATTGTCCCAACGGTCGTTGTCGTCGTCCGCATCAGTAGTACAGGTATCTACCAGTACTTCTACCTTGCGGATGTCCAGGAATACGTTGTCAAAGTAACCCGGATCGTCAGCGAAATAAACACTTAATCTTTGTTGCCCTGCGCCAGGTGACATGGACGCGGAATTGTCCTTCTGGCAGGCATGGAAGGCGAAAGCCAGCAATACTAATGCGGCTAGTCCCCATCCGGTAGTTCGGAGATAGGTCTTCATAAAAAAGAATGGTTTTGGTTAATAATACGCCCGCGTCAGATGGATTGCTTCCCTGAGTAAAGGCAGTATTTTAGATGGCAAAAATAAACAAAAGTTTAACAGAGAAAGAAAAACTGTTATATGTTCATAAGCTCATCCATATCAACCACTTACATTCCTATTGTGTCACTCTTTTTAAAATAGTCGCGCCCAGCGGGGGTATGCGCAGGCGCAATACATGGCTTTTACCATTGAATGGCTCCTCAGCGGCACTAAGGATGCCGGTATTTACAACGCCACTGCCAAAGAAACGGCTGTCGTCACTGTTGAGGATCTCCCGCCATTTTCCGCCACCTTCCAGGCCCATAGCATAATGTTCCCGCGGTATCGGTGTCATGTTCAGGATGATCAGTATGTCTTCTTCCGGTTTGTAGCCCTTGCGCAGGTAAGACAGTACACTAATGTCATAATCAGACAGGTTGATCCACTCAAAACCATAATAGTCGAACTGCTTGATATACAGCGCCGGTTCTGATCTGTACAGGTGATTCAGTTCCTTCACAAACTCCTTCAATCCCTGGTGGGAGCTATGCACCAGCAAATGCCAGTCCAGCTCTGAACGGAAGTTCCACTCGCTCGTCTGCCCGAATTCATCTCCCATGAACAGCAATTTTGTTCCGGGATGTGTGAACATATAACTATACATCAGGCGCAGATTGGCAAACTTCTGCCAGTCATCTCCCGGCATCTTATACAGCATGGGCGATTTACCATGCACCACCTCATCATGGCTCAGGGGCAGCATGAAGTTTTCCGTAAACGCATAGGCAATACTGAAGGTCAGCTGGTCCTGGTGCCATTTACGATGATAGGGATCGCGTTTGAAATAAGCCAGCGTATCGTTCATCCAGCCCATCATCCATTTCATGCCAAAACCCAGCCCTCCCATATATACCGGTTTGGACACACCGTAGAAGGAAGTTGATTCTTCTGCAATGGTCTGTACATCCGGGAACAAACGATAGATCGTTTCATTCATATGCTTCAGGAAAGAGATCGCCTCCAGGTTCTCCTCTCCCCCATGTATATTCGGTTCCCAGGCGCCCGTGTCGCGTGAATAGTTCAGGTGGATCATAGAGGCCACCGCATCTACCCGCAAACCATCCACATGGAATTTGTCCAGCCAGAATACCGCATTGCTCAACAGGAACGAGCGCACTTCATTACGTGCATAATTGAAAATATAGCTGTTCCAGTCGGGGTGATATCCCTTACGCATATCCGCATACTCGTACACATGCGAGCCGTCAAACCTGTACAGGCCATGTGCATCGTAGGGGAAATGTGAAGGCACCCAATCGAGGATCACGCCGATGCCTGCATGGTGGAAGGCATCCACAAAGGCCATAAAATCCTGTGGAGAACCATATCTCGACGTCGGCGCATAATACCCCGTGCCCTGGTAGCCCCAGGAGCCGTCAAAGGGATGCTCCATCACCGGCATCAGTTCCACATGGGTAAAACCCATTTCCTTTACATAGGGCACCAGCTTTTCAGCGATCTCGCCGTACGTATAGAATACTTCATGATTATGCCTGTCCGGCCGGCGCCAGGAGCCCAGATGTACTTCATATACACTGAAAGGGCTTTCCAGGCTATTGTGCGCTTTCCGGCTTTCCATCCAGCGTTTGTCCTTCCACTTATAATCCAGGTGCCAGGTAACGGAAGCCGTTCTCGGACGTACCTCCCAATAGTTGGCATAAGGATCTCCCTTACGGAGCTCCTCTCCTGAATTGGAACGGATAAAATATTTATAGAGGGTTCCTTTCTTTACGTTTGGCACAAATCCCTCCCATATACCGGACTTGTCCCATCTGGGGTACAAAGTGTGACTATAATGGTCCCAATCGTTGAAGTCGCCAATAAGGGATATAAAGGCTGCATTGGGTGCCCATACTGCGAAATAAGTGCCTTTCACCCCTTCATATTCTACTGCATGCGCACCGAATTTCTCATATAAATGGGCATGCTTTCCTTCCTGGAAAAGCTCTACATCCCTGGCGGAGAACAAGGAAAACGGTACTACTGCCTGTAGTTTCGGCTTTTTTTCTGTTGTCATAATTAGGGTGCGCTAAGGGTAACAATATAACGTAAATTTTTACATTTTGTCCCGCATGCTATGGTGAGAACGCAAGTTTCAGACCATTTAAACTACGGTGACATGAAAAGAAAAAGTCCACAGACGCTAGCCAGACATTCGAATGACTATCATCTGTGGACTGAATATTATGCCTGCCGGCCAGGATCTGCTTCCTGCAGCCGCTCAGCTATTAATATCTCTTTTTAAAACCGCCGCTACGGCCAGCTCCGCTTCCGGCGCTGCTGCCTTCCCAACGTCTGCCGCTGCTACCGCCTTCACGTGGAGGACGGCTGCCACCGGAACGACGTTTATCGCCATCCTGCGACATTTCTATACGCACGCTGCGGCCATTGTATTCTGCCTTCTTGAAGGTCTGCTGGAATTTCTCTACCACGTCGTTCTCAACTTCGAAGAAGGAGTAAACACCCTTCAGGTCAATACGGCCGATCTTGTTACCGCGTACGCCACTGGTATCGCAGAGGTAGCGTAACATGTCGCCACGGGTAAAGTCGTCTACAGAACCCAGGTTGATGAACAGGCGGGTAAATTTACCGTTGTTGCTTCTGCGGTCGGTACCACCATCCAATGACCTTCTTTCTTCCTTCACGTTCAGGTCCGGTGCATCCTGGTAGTATTCCAGGAACTGGTTGAACTCCAGGGAAGCAAAACGTTTGATGATCTCTTCCTTGCTCATGGCCGCAAACTCTTCGAATATGCGTTCCAGGTAAGGTTCTATCTGTTCTTCGTTCACTACAACGTTGTGTACCTTATGTACAAGTCCGAAGAGTTGTTTTTCACATACTGCGAAACCATCCGGTACTTCTACTTTGGTAAATTTCTTACCGATCACTCTTTCGATCTGGCGGATCTTTCCGATATCGCGACCGCTGATGATAGCGATAGATACACCGGATTTACCAGCACGCGCCGTACGGCCGGAACGGTGAGTGTAGTTCTCCACGTCATCAGGCAGTTCGTAGTTGATCACGTGTGTTACGTTGTCAACGTCGATACCACGGGCAGCAACATCCGTAGCTACCAGTACCTGCAGTGATTTCTCACGGAAGCGTTTCATTACCTTGTCACGCTGTTGCTGTGTAAGGTCGCCATGCAGTGCATCGGCATTATAACCGTCACGGATAAGTGATTCTGCAATTTCCTGTGATTCGATCTTGGTACGGGTAAAGATGATACCGAAGATCTCAGGGTTGAAATCCACGATACGTTTCAGCGCCGCGTATTTTTCGCGTGGCCGTACTACGTAATATTCGTGCTCGATATTGACGTTACCACTGTTCTTGTTACCTACAGTCAGCTCAAAAGGATCCGTCATGTATTTCTGTGCAATACGGCGAACCTCCTGCGGCATGGTAGCGGAGAACAACCAGGTGGTCTTCTCATCAGGTGTATTGGATAATATATTGTTGATGTCTTCCTGGAAACCCATGTTCAGCATTTCATCTGCTTCGTCCAGTACAACATAACGTACGTTGGTAAAGTTTACCGCCTTTCTCTCGATGATATCGAGCAGACGGCCGGGAGTTGCCACTACGATGTGCACGCCTCTTTTCAGATCGCGCAGCTGCTGCACGATGCTGGAACCACCATACACGGCTACGATGCTCACATCACCCAGGTGCTTGCTGAAGTTCTTCAGGTCATTGGTGATCTGTAAACATAATTCACGTGTCGGACACAAGATCAATCCCTGTGGATGACGTTGTTTAATATCTATCTGCTGTAGCAGCGGCAGGCCAAATGCTGCCGTCTTACCTGTGCCCGTCTGGGCCAAACCTACAAAGTCCCTGTCGCCCCCTAATAACACAGGAATAGCTTTTTCCTGTATTGGCGTAGGTGCAATAAATCCCAGGTCCTGGATTCCTTTTAAAATCGGCTCTTGTAAGCCTAATGTTTCAAATGTAGTCATTGATTTGCTTTGATCAGGCTCCGTCGGGAGCCTTGGTATACTAACTCAGCTCTTCCTGAACTGATTAATTTTATAAAGTTTTATATGGTCCGGTCAACACAATGGACATCACTGGCTTATTATACCAGTTCACCTTCCAGGTCATAATCATATGCCCTGGTGATCCTTACATTGACAAAATCGCCGGGTTTCAGACGTTTGCTGGTATTAATGATCACTTCATTATCCACTTCAACAGAGTCGAACTCTGTACGTGCCAGGTAACGGCCTGATTCTTTTTTGTCTACGATCACACGGAAAACCTTGCCAACTTTTTCCTGGTTCTTCTCAAGGGAAATTTCCTGCTGTACTTCCATGATCTCCTGCGCCCTGCGTTCCTTTTCCTCTGCAGGGATATTGTCTTCCAGCTCGTAGGCGCTGGTGCCCTCTTCATGACTGTATGTAAATACGCCCACCCTGTCAAAGCGCATCTTTTCGAGGAAGGCCTTCAGTTCTTCCACGTCTTCCAGCGTCTCTCCGGGATAACCGGTGATCAGCGTGGTACGCAGACAGATGCCAGGTACTTTTTCGCGGATAGCAGTAACAAGTTCCTCCATTTCCACGCGGGTGATCTGGCGCTTCATGGATTTCAGCATATTATCAGCCGCATGTTGCAACGGCATGTCAATATAGTTACAAATATTGGGGAATTCATTCATTACGTCCAGCACTTCCATCGGAAATTTGTGCGGGTAAGCATAATGCAGGCGTATCCACTCCAGCCCCTTTACATTTGCCAGCGCCCTTAAAAGGTCTGCCAGCCGGCGTTGTTTGTACAGGTCCAGGCCATAATAGGTCAGTTCCTGCGCAATCAGCATGATCTCTTTCACACCTGAATTCACCAGTTTCTCCGCTTCAGCCACCAGTTGCTCAA from Chitinophaga filiformis carries:
- the rimO gene encoding 30S ribosomal protein S12 methylthiotransferase RimO, producing MKTKTLKKDKVNIITLGCSKNMVDSEVLSGQLLANDIDVVHENAKKDHNIVVVNTCGFIDKAKEESINTILEQVELKNRGRLEKVYVTGCLSERYRGDLESEIPGVDAWFGTMELPLILKKFDADYKAELIGERLLATPTHYAYLKIAEGCNRTCSFCAIPLMRGGHVSRPIEQLVAEAEKLVNSGVKEIMLIAQELTYYGLDLYKQRRLADLLRALANVKGLEWIRLHYAYPHKFPMEVLDVMNEFPNICNYIDMPLQHAADNMLKSMKRQITRVEMEELVTAIREKVPGICLRTTLITGYPGETLEDVEELKAFLEKMRFDRVGVFTYSHEEGTSAYELEDNIPAEEKERRAQEIMEVQQEISLEKNQEKVGKVFRVIVDKKESGRYLARTEFDSVEVDNEVIINTSKRLKPGDFVNVRITRAYDYDLEGELV
- a CDS encoding DEAD/DEAH box helicase, with the translated sequence MTTFETLGLQEPILKGIQDLGFIAPTPIQEKAIPVLLGGDRDFVGLAQTGTGKTAAFGLPLLQQIDIKQRHPQGLILCPTRELCLQITNDLKNFSKHLGDVSIVAVYGGSSIVQQLRDLKRGVHIVVATPGRLLDIIERKAVNFTNVRYVVLDEADEMLNMGFQEDINNILSNTPDEKTTWLFSATMPQEVRRIAQKYMTDPFELTVGNKNSGNVNIEHEYYVVRPREKYAALKRIVDFNPEIFGIIFTRTKIESQEIAESLIRDGYNADALHGDLTQQQRDKVMKRFREKSLQVLVATDVAARGIDVDNVTHVINYELPDDVENYTHRSGRTARAGKSGVSIAIISGRDIGKIRQIERVIGKKFTKVEVPDGFAVCEKQLFGLVHKVHNVVVNEEQIEPYLERIFEEFAAMSKEEIIKRFASLEFNQFLEYYQDAPDLNVKEERRSLDGGTDRRSNNGKFTRLFINLGSVDDFTRGDMLRYLCDTSGVRGNKIGRIDLKGVYSFFEVENDVVEKFQQTFKKAEYNGRSVRIEMSQDGDKRRSGGSRPPREGGSSGRRWEGSSAGSGAGRSGGFKKRY
- the glgB gene encoding 1,4-alpha-glucan branching protein GlgB; the encoded protein is MTTEKKPKLQAVVPFSLFSARDVELFQEGKHAHLYEKFGAHAVEYEGVKGTYFAVWAPNAAFISLIGDFNDWDHYSHTLYPRWDKSGIWEGFVPNVKKGTLYKYFIRSNSGEELRKGDPYANYWEVRPRTASVTWHLDYKWKDKRWMESRKAHNSLESPFSVYEVHLGSWRRPDRHNHEVFYTYGEIAEKLVPYVKEMGFTHVELMPVMEHPFDGSWGYQGTGYYAPTSRYGSPQDFMAFVDAFHHAGIGVILDWVPSHFPYDAHGLYRFDGSHVYEYADMRKGYHPDWNSYIFNYARNEVRSFLLSNAVFWLDKFHVDGLRVDAVASMIHLNYSRDTGAWEPNIHGGEENLEAISFLKHMNETIYRLFPDVQTIAEESTSFYGVSKPVYMGGLGFGMKWMMGWMNDTLAYFKRDPYHRKWHQDQLTFSIAYAFTENFMLPLSHDEVVHGKSPMLYKMPGDDWQKFANLRLMYSYMFTHPGTKLLFMGDEFGQTSEWNFRSELDWHLLVHSSHQGLKEFVKELNHLYRSEPALYIKQFDYYGFEWINLSDYDISVLSYLRKGYKPEEDILIILNMTPIPREHYAMGLEGGGKWREILNSDDSRFFGSGVVNTGILSAAEEPFNGKSHVLRLRIPPLGATILKRVTQ